The following are encoded together in the Peromyscus leucopus breed LL Stock chromosome 1, UCI_PerLeu_2.1, whole genome shotgun sequence genome:
- the Ms4a7 gene encoding membrane-spanning 4-domains subfamily A member 7, with the protein MDIVIHKREKAGHTYQKGDELLVGVPKEATVLGTIQILCALTIAGLGGILVSVSYSPYFNPAASTTLMSGYPFVGSLYFAIAGALSIISGKTSAKPFALSSLASNAASSVVAAAGLFLLTHGLIILGTASPHCNSEKKFLPLLSSPESHHWMSEDKNCLLADVGVMSGLVVMLVFTVLELFLAVYSSVFWWKRIYINKPMSAYFMSESQDHTQLIKSSLLRP; encoded by the exons ATGGACATCGTTATTCACAAAAGAGAGAAAGCTGGACACACATACCAAAAAGGAGATGAGCTGCTGGTTGGTGTGCCGAAGGAAGCCACAGTTCTTGGG ACCATCCAGATACTATGTGCCCTGACGATTGCAGGCTTGGGGGGCATTTTGGTGTCAGTTTCCTACTCTCCCTACTTCAACCCAGCAGCCTCCACCACTTTGATGTCCGGGTACCCATTTGTTGGATCCCTGTAT TTTGCCATTGCTGGAGCTCTCTCAATTATCTCTGGGAAAACCTCAGCCAAACCCTTT GCACTGAGCAGTCTGGCCTCCAATGCTGCAAGCTCTGTTGTTGCTGCAGctggcctcttcctcctcacGCACGGCCTCATCATCCTGGGGACTGCCTCTCCACACtgtaattcagaaaagaaatttctgCCCTTATTATCTTCTCCGGAATCCCACCATTGGATGAGTGAAGACAAGAACTGTCTCCTTGCTGATGTCGGTGTCATG AGTGGGCTGGTGGTGATGCTCGTCTTCACTGTGCTGGAGCTTTTCCTAGCTGTCTACAGTTCTGTCTTTTGGTGGAAGCGAATCTACATCAACAAGCCTATG AGTGCATATTTCATGTCTGAGTCACAAGATCATACCCAACTTATCAAAAGCAGTTTGTTGAGGCCATGA